One Streptomyces hundungensis DNA segment encodes these proteins:
- a CDS encoding GNAT family N-acetyltransferase translates to MKLQLIPADLRGHGLRLRVWRDNDVEPLLRGVTDPEYLRWNTHNAPVEDEAAVAELLRLRALGWARGEFATYCVTDESSGEVLGHVGLNSVDWPLRCARVGYWTLPEARGRGVAGHALELITRWAFDTVGLHRVELGHAVGHHVSCRVAERCGYRAEGTLRGAMFEAGRRDAFRDLHLHARLATDGGARE, encoded by the coding sequence ATGAAACTCCAGCTCATACCCGCCGACTTGCGCGGCCACGGTCTGCGTCTGCGCGTCTGGCGCGACAATGATGTCGAGCCCTTGCTGCGTGGGGTCACCGACCCCGAGTACCTGCGCTGGAACACCCACAACGCCCCCGTCGAGGACGAGGCGGCCGTCGCGGAACTGCTGCGGCTGCGGGCGTTGGGATGGGCGCGGGGCGAGTTCGCGACGTACTGCGTCACGGACGAGTCCAGTGGGGAGGTGCTGGGCCATGTCGGCCTCAACTCCGTCGACTGGCCGCTGCGTTGCGCCCGGGTCGGGTACTGGACGCTGCCCGAGGCGCGGGGGCGCGGAGTGGCCGGGCACGCCCTGGAGCTGATCACCCGCTGGGCCTTCGACACGGTCGGCCTGCACCGCGTCGAGCTGGGTCACGCGGTGGGCCATCACGTCTCCTGCCGCGTGGCCGAACGGTGTGGGTACCGGGCGGAGGGGACGCTGCGGGGCGCGATGTTCGAGGCCGGGCGCCGGGATGCCTTCCGTGACCTGCATCTGCATGCGCGCCTCGCGACCGACGGGGGCGCGCGGGAGTGA
- a CDS encoding acyl-CoA dehydrogenase family protein, translated as MDATFTAEQDAIRRTLHELLVKHCGPQDVKNAVRTPAGYDGRLWGRLATELGLPGLALPEAYGGTGCTTADLALACEETGRALLPSPLLATAVLAAPLITALGTDAQKDALLPPIARGECGATLTVPGPGLALALGLTGVNTDGDWAGGGRAGGVQAGRTPQGAWRLYGEADQVLDGHSARLLIVAAHTGGFARGRTLLFLVPGDAEGLRRTRRTALDETRTQGRVQLRDVEAQLLGDDDCAPVGEALAAVGRTAAACLAAEAVGAAGEALERTVAYVKGREQFGRPIGSFQAVKHRLADLYVQVQAARSAAYYAAWDPGAGALALAQGLDALRAAASEAIQLHGGIGFTWEHEAHLYFKRAAADELLFGPVHRLRAHAAEQAGLFDPAAREVTV; from the coding sequence ATGGACGCCACCTTCACCGCGGAACAGGACGCGATCCGCCGCACCCTGCACGAACTGCTCGTCAAACACTGCGGTCCCCAGGACGTCAAGAACGCGGTGCGCACCCCGGCCGGCTACGACGGGAGGCTCTGGGGGCGGCTCGCCACCGAGCTCGGGCTCCCCGGCCTTGCGCTTCCCGAGGCGTACGGGGGCACGGGGTGCACCACCGCCGACCTCGCCCTCGCCTGCGAGGAGACCGGCCGCGCGCTGCTGCCGTCTCCGCTGCTCGCCACCGCCGTCCTCGCCGCCCCGCTCATCACCGCGCTCGGCACCGACGCGCAGAAGGACGCCCTGCTCCCGCCCATCGCCCGCGGCGAGTGCGGCGCCACCCTCACCGTGCCGGGCCCGGGCCTCGCGCTCGCGCTGGGGCTCACCGGCGTCAACACGGACGGCGACTGGGCCGGGGGAGGCCGGGCCGGGGGCGTACAGGCAGGACGGACGCCGCAAGGGGCCTGGCGGCTGTACGGGGAGGCCGACCAGGTCCTGGACGGGCACAGCGCGCGGCTGCTGATCGTCGCCGCGCACACCGGCGGCTTCGCCCGCGGCCGCACCCTCCTCTTCCTCGTGCCCGGTGACGCGGAGGGCCTTCGGCGCACCCGGCGCACCGCGCTCGACGAGACCCGCACCCAAGGCCGCGTACAACTGCGGGACGTGGAAGCACAGTTGCTGGGGGATGACGACTGTGCGCCCGTGGGCGAGGCGCTCGCCGCCGTCGGGCGTACCGCGGCCGCCTGTCTGGCCGCCGAGGCCGTGGGCGCCGCGGGCGAGGCGTTGGAGCGCACCGTCGCGTACGTCAAGGGACGGGAGCAGTTCGGGCGGCCGATCGGCTCGTTCCAGGCGGTCAAGCACCGTCTCGCGGACCTGTATGTGCAGGTCCAGGCGGCCAGATCGGCGGCGTACTACGCGGCCTGGGACCCCGGCGCGGGAGCCCTCGCACTCGCCCAGGGGCTCGACGCGCTGCGTGCCGCAGCCTCGGAAGCCATCCAGTTGCACGGCGGCATCGGGTTCACCTGGGAGCACGAGGCGCACCTCTACTTCAAGCGGGCCGCCGCCGACGAACTGCTCTTCGGGCCCGTGCACCGGTTGCGCGCGCACGCCGCCGAGCAGGCCGGCCTGTTCGACCCGGCCGCCCGCGAGGTGACGGTGTGA
- a CDS encoding pyridoxine/pyridoxamine 5'-phosphate oxidase, protein MEFREFLHTLRVWDTDLPPFTPDTAPPTPLPLFQQWLTHAATAGQPEPHTMSLATVDTEGNPDIRTLTLHDADDAGWHFGSHSTSAKGRQLAAHPVAALGFYWPVVGRQVRVRGHVTPSDPAVSQADLHARSTGALAAALVGRMSEVLADYAELEAAYADAWQRAEADPLTPVATWTRYVLDPTEVEFFQGDAQRRHVRLRYRREGSAWTRELLWP, encoded by the coding sequence ATGGAATTCCGCGAATTTCTGCACACCCTCCGCGTCTGGGACACAGACCTTCCCCCCTTCACCCCCGACACCGCACCCCCCACCCCCCTCCCCCTCTTCCAGCAATGGCTCACCCACGCCGCCACCGCCGGCCAGCCCGAGCCGCACACCATGTCGCTCGCCACGGTCGACACCGAGGGCAACCCCGACATCCGCACCCTCACGCTGCACGACGCCGACGACGCCGGCTGGCACTTCGGCTCGCACTCCACCAGCGCGAAGGGACGCCAGCTCGCCGCGCACCCCGTCGCCGCGCTCGGCTTCTACTGGCCCGTCGTGGGCCGCCAGGTCCGGGTGCGCGGACACGTGACCCCGTCGGATCCGGCCGTCTCCCAGGCCGATCTGCACGCCCGCTCGACGGGGGCGCTCGCGGCCGCCCTGGTCGGTCGCATGAGTGAAGTGCTCGCCGACTACGCGGAGTTGGAGGCGGCGTACGCCGACGCCTGGCAGCGCGCCGAGGCGGACCCGCTCACCCCCGTGGCCACCTGGACCCGCTACGTACTGGACCCCACCGAGGTCGAGTTCTTCCAGGGCGACGCCCAACGCCGACACGTGCGGCTGCGCTACCGCCGCGAGGGCTCCGCCTGGACGCGCGAACTCCTCTGGCCGTAA
- a CDS encoding flavin reductase family protein: MAATVVRYLRSVGAATVAEPVEFLPRPDLRAVRDDERAPVDPGEFRRVLGGFASGVTVITAQDAAGPTGFACQSFASLSLDPPLVAFMVARTSTTWPRIARAGAFCVNVLGAEQGALCRGFAVSGADKFAGVDHDAAPATGSPRLHGAPAWIDCRVHAVHTGGDHLIVVGRVEALGATDDVAPLLFHRGRFGRFTD, translated from the coding sequence ATGGCGGCCACCGTCGTCCGATACCTCAGGTCCGTCGGCGCCGCCACGGTCGCCGAGCCCGTCGAGTTCCTGCCCCGGCCCGACCTTCGGGCCGTCCGGGACGACGAGCGGGCACCGGTCGATCCCGGCGAGTTCCGGCGGGTGCTCGGGGGGTTCGCGAGCGGCGTCACCGTCATCACCGCCCAGGACGCGGCAGGACCCACCGGCTTCGCCTGCCAGTCCTTCGCCTCGCTCTCCCTCGACCCGCCCCTGGTCGCCTTCATGGTGGCCCGTACGTCGACGACCTGGCCGCGCATCGCCCGCGCCGGGGCCTTCTGCGTGAACGTGCTCGGCGCCGAACAGGGCGCGCTCTGCCGGGGGTTCGCGGTCAGCGGGGCCGACAAGTTCGCCGGGGTCGACCACGACGCCGCGCCCGCGACCGGCTCGCCCCGGCTGCACGGCGCACCGGCCTGGATCGACTGCCGCGTCCACGCCGTCCACACCGGCGGGGACCACCTCATCGTGGTCGGCCGCGTCGAGGCGCTCGGCGCCACGGACGACGTGGCGCCGCTGCTCTTCCACCGGGGCAGGTTCGGGCGCTTCACCGACTGA
- a CDS encoding enoyl-CoA hydratase/isomerase family protein encodes MDLTDPTDPSHSWVQHATDNGVSWITLNRPEALNALTPDQRERIISLLDAASADPAVRAVVITAVGKGFCAGADLRGAPAPAPAPDTTPAPASDAPPAPTPAAGQRVAGDVARTIRQGAQRLIAAVLDCEKPVIAAVNGTAAGLGAHLAFACDLILAAESARFIEVFVRRGLVPDGGGAYLLPRLVGPQRAKELMFFGDALGAADAARMGLVNRVVPDAELAATAKEWAERLATGPTRALALIKHLVNVSLDADRSAAFAAEAWAQEINMTTRDAQEGVAGFVARRTPKYRGL; translated from the coding sequence ATGGATTTGACGGACCCCACCGATCCCTCTCACTCATGGGTACAGCACGCCACTGACAACGGCGTCTCGTGGATCACCCTCAACCGGCCGGAGGCCCTGAACGCCCTCACCCCCGACCAGCGGGAACGGATCATCTCGCTGCTCGACGCGGCCTCCGCCGACCCCGCCGTACGGGCCGTCGTGATCACCGCCGTCGGCAAGGGGTTCTGCGCGGGCGCCGACCTGCGCGGTGCCCCAGCCCCGGCCCCAGCCCCGGACACGACACCCGCCCCGGCATCGGACGCACCCCCGGCTCCGACCCCGGCCGCCGGTCAACGCGTCGCCGGCGATGTCGCCCGCACCATCCGCCAGGGCGCCCAAAGGCTCATCGCCGCCGTACTCGACTGCGAGAAACCGGTGATCGCGGCCGTCAACGGGACCGCCGCCGGCCTCGGCGCCCATCTCGCGTTCGCCTGCGATCTGATCCTGGCCGCCGAATCGGCCCGGTTCATCGAGGTGTTCGTACGCCGGGGCCTGGTCCCCGACGGCGGCGGCGCCTATCTGCTGCCGCGCCTGGTGGGGCCGCAGCGGGCGAAGGAGCTGATGTTCTTCGGGGACGCGCTGGGGGCGGCCGACGCCGCGCGCATGGGACTGGTCAACCGGGTGGTCCCGGACGCCGAGCTCGCCGCCACCGCCAAGGAGTGGGCCGAGCGGCTCGCCACCGGGCCGACCCGTGCGCTCGCCCTCATCAAGCACCTGGTGAACGTCTCCCTCGACGCCGACCGGAGCGCCGCCTTCGCCGCCGAAGCCTGGGCCCAGGAGATCAACATGACCACCCGGGACGCCCAGGAGGGCGTGGCTGGATTCGTGGCACGCCGCACTCCGAAATACCGTGGTCTGTAA
- a CDS encoding thiolase C-terminal domain-containing protein yields the protein MPSQQPSRTRRRRKVAVVGVALSDTGRVDDATPYALHAQAARRALADSGLDRGVIDGFASAGLGTLAPVGVAEYLGLRPTWVDSTTVGGATWEVMAAHAADAIAAGHANAVLLVYGSTARADIKAGRRTSNLSFGSRGPLQFEAPYGHTLISKYAMAARRHMHQYGTTIEQLASVAVQARANAATNPDAMFRDPITVDDVLSGPMIADPFTKLHCCIRSDGGCAVLLAAEEYVSDTIKAPVWVLGSGTAVSHTTMSEWEDFTVSPAAVSGRLAFERAGVRPADVDVVQIYDAFTYMTLVTLEDLGFCAKGEGGAFVEKGRLLRDGELPVNTDGGGLSACHPGMRGLFLVVEAVRQLRGEAGVGQVGRGRLPEVAVASGTGGWFCSSGTLVLGRG from the coding sequence ATGCCAAGCCAGCAGCCCTCACGCACGCGGCGGCGGCGCAAGGTGGCGGTCGTAGGGGTCGCGCTCTCGGACACCGGACGCGTGGACGACGCCACCCCCTACGCCCTGCACGCCCAGGCCGCCCGGCGCGCCCTCGCCGACTCGGGGCTCGATCGCGGCGTCATCGACGGATTCGCCTCGGCCGGGCTCGGCACGCTCGCGCCGGTGGGGGTCGCCGAGTACCTCGGGCTCCGGCCCACCTGGGTCGACTCCACCACCGTCGGCGGCGCCACCTGGGAGGTCATGGCCGCGCACGCCGCCGACGCGATCGCCGCCGGGCACGCCAACGCGGTGCTGCTCGTGTACGGCTCGACCGCGCGCGCGGACATCAAGGCGGGGCGGCGCACCTCCAACCTGTCGTTCGGCTCGCGGGGCCCGCTCCAGTTCGAGGCGCCGTACGGCCACACGCTGATCTCCAAGTACGCGATGGCGGCGCGGCGCCACATGCACCAGTACGGCACGACGATCGAGCAGTTGGCGTCCGTGGCGGTGCAGGCGCGGGCCAACGCCGCGACCAACCCGGACGCGATGTTCCGCGACCCCATCACCGTCGACGACGTCCTGTCCGGGCCGATGATCGCGGACCCCTTCACCAAGCTGCACTGCTGCATCCGCTCCGACGGCGGCTGCGCGGTGCTGCTCGCGGCGGAGGAGTACGTCTCCGACACCATCAAGGCGCCGGTGTGGGTGCTGGGTTCGGGGACGGCGGTGTCGCACACGACGATGTCGGAGTGGGAGGACTTCACGGTGTCCCCCGCGGCGGTCTCGGGCCGGCTCGCCTTCGAGCGGGCGGGGGTGCGGCCGGCCGATGTCGACGTGGTCCAGATCTACGACGCGTTCACGTACATGACGCTGGTGACGCTCGAAGACCTGGGGTTCTGTGCGAAGGGGGAGGGCGGGGCGTTCGTGGAGAAGGGCCGGCTGCTACGGGACGGCGAGCTGCCGGTCAACACCGACGGGGGTGGCCTGTCGGCCTGCCATCCCGGGATGCGGGGCCTGTTTCTGGTGGTGGAGGCGGTGCGGCAGCTTCGGGGGGAGGCGGGGGTGGGGCAGGTGGGGCGGGGGAGGTTGCCGGAGGTTGCGGTGGCCTCCGGCACGGGGGGGTGGTTCTGTTCCTCCGGAACGCTGGTTCTGGGCCGGGGTTGA
- a CDS encoding Zn-ribbon domain-containing OB-fold protein, which produces MNAATPDVDAFTRPYWDSAAQGRLLIRHCAACDRPHHYPREFCPYCWSEDVHWRPASGRATLYTWSVVHRNDLPPFGDRVPYVAAVVDLAEGPRMMTEVVGCPEADLRIGMELYVRFRGGAEGGVGAEDGVGAGGGVTVPVFGPAPVPVFGPAPVPGAGPV; this is translated from the coding sequence GTGAACGCGGCCACGCCCGATGTGGACGCGTTCACCCGCCCCTACTGGGACTCCGCCGCCCAGGGGCGCCTGCTCATCCGGCACTGCGCGGCCTGCGACCGCCCGCACCACTACCCCCGGGAGTTCTGCCCGTACTGCTGGAGCGAGGACGTCCACTGGCGCCCGGCGAGCGGCCGCGCCACGCTCTACACCTGGTCCGTCGTGCACCGCAACGACCTGCCGCCGTTCGGCGACCGGGTCCCGTATGTCGCAGCCGTCGTCGATCTGGCCGAGGGTCCCCGGATGATGACCGAGGTCGTCGGGTGCCCCGAGGCCGATCTGCGGATCGGAATGGAGCTGTACGTGAGGTTCCGGGGCGGCGCGGAAGGTGGCGTCGGCGCGGAAGACGGCGTCGGTGCCGGGGGCGGTGTCACGGTGCCGGTGTTCGGTCCGGCTCCCGTGCCGGTGTTCGGTCCGGCTCCCGTGCCGGGGGCCGGACCCGTGTGA
- a CDS encoding flavin-containing monooxygenase produces the protein MADTSSPVSPVYVIGAGPGGLAVAAALGARGVRAVVLEKSDAVAASWRRHYDRLHLHTTRRLSSLPGLRIPRRFGRWVSRDDLVRYLEKYAEVHELEIVTGVEVERVERGPEGEGWVLYATGGRRLTTSAVVVATGYNHTPYVPDWAGAETYTGELLHASRYRDPAPYAGRDVLVVGAGNTGAEIAADLAEGEAARVRLAVRTPPHILRRSTAGWPAQATGILVRRLPVRLVDRAASVTERLSVPDLSAYGLPRPAGGLYSRVREGAIPVQDAGLIDAVRAGRVEPVAAVDSFDGAKVLLADGTRVSPEVVIAATGYRRGLEGLVGHLGVLDSRGRPRGRGVSGLYFTGFTNPISGMLRELRLDATRIAKSLTP, from the coding sequence ATGGCCGACACCTCCTCTCCCGTAAGCCCCGTCTATGTGATCGGCGCCGGGCCCGGCGGTCTCGCCGTCGCCGCCGCGCTGGGCGCTCGGGGCGTACGGGCCGTGGTGCTGGAGAAGTCCGACGCCGTGGCCGCGTCCTGGCGACGCCACTACGACCGGCTCCACCTGCACACCACGCGCCGACTGTCCTCGCTGCCGGGCCTGCGGATTCCGCGCCGCTTCGGGCGGTGGGTGTCCCGGGACGACCTGGTGCGCTACCTGGAGAAGTACGCCGAAGTCCACGAGCTGGAGATCGTCACCGGGGTCGAGGTGGAGCGCGTCGAACGGGGCCCCGAGGGCGAGGGCTGGGTCCTGTACGCGACCGGCGGGCGGCGGTTGACGACGTCGGCGGTGGTGGTGGCCACCGGGTACAACCACACGCCGTACGTTCCCGACTGGGCCGGCGCCGAGACGTACACCGGCGAGCTTCTGCACGCGAGCCGGTACCGCGATCCCGCCCCCTACGCGGGGCGGGACGTACTGGTCGTCGGGGCCGGCAACACCGGGGCGGAGATCGCGGCGGACCTCGCCGAGGGCGAGGCGGCGCGGGTGCGGCTCGCGGTGCGGACGCCGCCGCACATCCTGCGCCGGTCCACCGCGGGGTGGCCCGCGCAGGCGACCGGCATCCTGGTGCGCCGGCTTCCCGTACGCCTCGTGGACCGGGCCGCCTCGGTGACCGAACGGCTCTCCGTGCCGGACCTCTCCGCGTACGGGCTGCCACGGCCGGCCGGGGGCCTGTACTCGCGGGTCCGGGAAGGGGCCATCCCCGTACAGGACGCGGGGCTGATCGACGCGGTACGGGCCGGGCGGGTCGAGCCGGTCGCGGCGGTCGACTCCTTCGACGGCGCCAAGGTCCTCCTGGCGGACGGGACACGGGTGTCGCCGGAGGTGGTCATCGCGGCGACCGGGTACCGGCGGGGGCTCGAAGGGCTCGTCGGGCATCTCGGGGTGCTGGACTCGCGGGGGCGGCCTCGGGGGCGGGGGGTGTCGGGGCTGTACTTCACGGGGTTCACGAATCCGATCAGCGGGATGCTGCGGGAGCTCCGCCTGGACGCCACCCGAATCGCCAAATCCCTCACCCCTTAA
- a CDS encoding DoxX family protein codes for MDSIWLSGAEWLAVLRIGLGLWWLESWRHKDKKGWFERGTGIAWASDVAAKHRWSAVRSGFDTVVKPRPKVMAYVVVYAELALGLGLVAGLLTPVALVCGLLLNLLYLVLMIHDWAEQGQNAMMALISLVALGAMAWQTWSLDDALGLFRWRT; via the coding sequence GTGGACTCGATCTGGCTCAGCGGCGCCGAGTGGCTCGCCGTCCTGCGCATCGGACTCGGCCTGTGGTGGCTGGAGAGCTGGCGGCACAAGGACAAGAAGGGCTGGTTCGAGCGCGGCACGGGCATCGCCTGGGCGTCCGACGTCGCCGCCAAGCACCGGTGGAGCGCCGTCCGCAGCGGCTTCGACACCGTGGTCAAACCCCGCCCGAAGGTCATGGCGTACGTGGTCGTCTATGCCGAACTCGCCCTCGGCCTCGGCCTGGTGGCCGGCCTTCTGACCCCCGTCGCCCTCGTCTGCGGGCTGCTCCTCAACCTCCTCTATCTGGTCCTGATGATCCACGACTGGGCGGAGCAGGGGCAGAACGCGATGATGGCGCTCATCTCGCTCGTCGCCCTCGGCGCCATGGCGTGGCAGACCTGGTCCCTGGACGACGCGCTGGGTCTGTTCCGGTGGCGTACGTGA
- a CDS encoding TetR family transcriptional regulator: MTGQVRTVDGRVAGRRGQATRQKLLDCLSEMLSSSPYRDVKVIDVARKAGTSPATFYQYFPDVEGAVLEIAEEMAKEGAGLTALVEGRSWAGRAGWQTAEELVEGFLDFWRKNDAILRVVDLGAAEGDKRFYKIRMKILNSVTNSLTDAVTELQAKNKVDKDVSPAAMAGSLVAMLASVASHQKGFQTWGVKQAELRPNLALLVHLGITGKKPTK, translated from the coding sequence ATGACAGGACAAGTACGCACCGTCGACGGCCGCGTGGCCGGCCGACGCGGGCAGGCGACACGGCAGAAGCTGCTCGACTGCCTCAGTGAGATGCTCAGCTCGTCGCCGTACCGGGACGTCAAAGTCATCGACGTGGCCCGGAAGGCGGGCACTTCACCCGCGACCTTCTACCAGTACTTCCCCGACGTCGAGGGCGCCGTCCTGGAGATCGCGGAGGAAATGGCCAAGGAGGGCGCCGGGTTGACGGCTCTGGTCGAGGGCCGCTCCTGGGCCGGGCGGGCGGGCTGGCAGACGGCGGAGGAGCTCGTGGAGGGCTTCCTCGACTTCTGGCGCAAGAACGACGCGATCCTCAGGGTCGTCGATCTGGGCGCGGCCGAGGGCGACAAGCGCTTCTACAAGATCCGCATGAAGATCCTGAACTCGGTCACCAACTCCCTTACGGACGCGGTCACCGAGCTCCAGGCCAAGAACAAGGTCGACAAGGACGTCAGCCCCGCCGCGATGGCGGGCTCCCTCGTCGCGATGCTCGCCTCGGTGGCCTCGCACCAGAAGGGGTTCCAGACCTGGGGCGTCAAGCAGGCCGAACTGCGCCCCAATCTGGCCCTCTTGGTCCACCTGGGCATCACGGGCAAGAAGCCGACGAAGTAG
- a CDS encoding acetate--CoA ligase family protein has translation MLGSTHGTLTTDFRARVVACGEQPAPGAVHGRAAGEGDRDVSGRPLYRDVPDLDRFFRPESVAVVGASDAEGRPNTGITRRLIDWAERVGARIHPVHPTRTTVFGLPCVASVADLPEQVDLAVLLVGDPLPVVEELAEAKVKFAVAFASGFAETGERGAAAQERLAAAVKRSGLRLLGPNTNLNAFERFRDDLDGPAIALITQSGHQGRPVFTMQELGVRLSHWAPTGNEADLETADFISYFAEQPEVGAIACYVEGLKDGRAFLLAADRAARAGVPVVAVKVGRTETGARMAASHTGKLTGADDVVDAAMRQYGVIRVDGLDQLQDTAALLARARKPRAEGVVVYSISGGTGAHFSDLASAAGLPMPTLSPAKQAELHEWIPPYLDVANPVDNGGHPVGDWRGRKIIDAILADPSVGVLICPITGPFPPMSDKLAQDLVDAAEQTDKLVCVVWGSPLGTESAYRETLLGSDRVATFRTFANCIGAVRAYLSHHRFTTGYRSPFDEAPRVPSPSFRKAQALMRPGQQLSEHAAKQLLRAYGIRVPREQLVTSAAAAVRAAGLVGYPVVMKASGARLAHKSELGLVKVGLTSASQIRDAYRELTDIARYEDIDLDGVLVCQMVERGVEMVVGVTHDALFGPTVTVGLGGVLVEVLGDSAVRVPPFGEEQARDMLGELRGRALLDGVRGGPPLDVDALVEVVLRVQRMALELGDEIAELDINPLVVLPRGQGAVALDALAVCR, from the coding sequence ATGCTCGGATCGACTCACGGCACCCTCACCACCGACTTCCGCGCCCGCGTGGTCGCCTGCGGCGAGCAGCCCGCCCCCGGCGCCGTCCACGGCAGAGCCGCGGGCGAGGGCGACCGGGACGTCAGCGGCCGCCCCCTGTACCGCGACGTACCGGACCTGGACCGGTTCTTCCGGCCCGAGTCCGTCGCCGTCGTCGGCGCCTCCGACGCGGAGGGCCGCCCCAACACCGGCATCACCCGCCGCCTCATCGACTGGGCCGAGCGCGTCGGCGCCCGCATCCACCCCGTCCACCCCACCCGTACCACCGTCTTCGGGCTGCCGTGTGTCGCCTCCGTGGCGGACCTGCCGGAACAGGTCGACCTCGCGGTGCTCCTCGTCGGCGACCCGCTCCCCGTCGTCGAGGAACTCGCCGAGGCCAAGGTGAAGTTCGCCGTCGCGTTCGCCTCCGGGTTCGCCGAGACCGGCGAACGGGGCGCCGCCGCCCAGGAGCGGCTGGCCGCCGCCGTCAAGCGGTCCGGGTTGCGGCTGCTCGGGCCCAACACCAACCTCAACGCGTTCGAGAGGTTCCGGGACGACCTCGACGGGCCGGCCATCGCCCTCATCACCCAGTCCGGCCACCAGGGCCGCCCCGTCTTCACGATGCAGGAGCTCGGCGTACGTCTCTCGCACTGGGCACCCACCGGCAACGAGGCCGACCTCGAAACCGCCGACTTCATCTCCTACTTCGCCGAACAACCCGAGGTCGGCGCCATCGCCTGTTACGTGGAGGGGCTCAAGGACGGCCGTGCCTTCCTGCTCGCCGCCGACCGCGCGGCCCGCGCCGGCGTCCCCGTCGTGGCGGTCAAGGTCGGCCGCACCGAGACCGGCGCGCGCATGGCGGCCTCACACACCGGCAAGCTGACCGGCGCCGACGACGTCGTGGACGCGGCCATGCGCCAGTACGGCGTCATACGCGTCGACGGACTCGACCAACTCCAGGACACCGCCGCCCTGTTGGCGCGGGCCCGCAAGCCCCGGGCGGAAGGCGTCGTCGTCTATTCGATCTCCGGCGGCACGGGGGCGCACTTCTCCGACCTCGCCAGCGCCGCCGGGCTTCCCATGCCGACCCTCTCCCCCGCCAAACAGGCCGAGCTCCACGAGTGGATACCGCCCTACCTCGACGTCGCCAACCCCGTGGACAACGGAGGGCACCCCGTCGGCGACTGGCGCGGGCGGAAGATCATCGACGCGATCCTCGCCGACCCGTCCGTCGGCGTGCTGATCTGCCCCATCACCGGCCCCTTTCCCCCCATGAGCGACAAGCTCGCGCAGGACCTGGTGGACGCGGCGGAGCAGACGGACAAGCTGGTGTGCGTGGTGTGGGGCTCGCCGCTCGGCACCGAGTCCGCCTACCGCGAGACCCTGCTCGGCTCGGACCGGGTCGCCACGTTCCGTACGTTCGCCAACTGCATCGGCGCGGTACGGGCGTACCTCTCCCACCACCGGTTCACCACCGGCTACCGCTCCCCCTTCGACGAGGCGCCCCGCGTGCCGTCCCCGTCCTTCCGCAAGGCGCAGGCCCTGATGCGCCCGGGCCAGCAGCTCAGCGAACACGCGGCGAAGCAGCTGCTGCGGGCGTACGGGATCCGGGTGCCGCGCGAGCAGCTCGTCACCAGCGCGGCGGCCGCCGTGCGGGCGGCGGGGCTCGTCGGCTACCCCGTCGTCATGAAGGCCTCCGGCGCCCGCCTTGCCCACAAGAGTGAACTCGGCCTGGTCAAGGTCGGGTTGACCTCGGCCAGTCAAATCCGCGACGCCTATCGCGAGCTCACCGACATCGCTCGGTACGAAGACATCGACCTGGACGGCGTCCTGGTCTGCCAGATGGTCGAGCGCGGCGTCGAGATGGTCGTCGGCGTCACACACGACGCGCTGTTCGGGCCCACGGTGACCGTGGGGCTCGGCGGCGTACTGGTCGAGGTGCTCGGCGACTCGGCCGTGCGCGTCCCGCCGTTCGGCGAGGAGCAGGCGCGGGACATGCTCGGCGAGCTGCGGGGGCGGGCGCTCCTCGACGGGGTGCGCGGCGGGCCCCCGCTTGACGTGGACGCGCTCGTCGAAGTCGTCCTGCGCGTCCAGCGCATGGCCCTCGAACTCGGCGACGAGATCGCCGAGTTGGACATCAACCCGCTCGTGGTGCTTCCGCGCGGACAGGGCGCCGTCGCGCTCGACGCCCTCGCCGTCTGCCGCTGA
- a CDS encoding nitroreductase/quinone reductase family protein, which produces MQKVSSTRAFARIAPHFVPAMDRAVHRLTRGRVILSARMLPGVVLTARGAKSGLARTTPLACMPEAGGDTWVLIGSNFGRPGHPAWTGNLLAHPDAEISWQGRDIAVRARLLEGEERAAVWQAALNFWPPYATYQSRIEREIRLFRLERRD; this is translated from the coding sequence ATGCAGAAGGTGTCCTCGACCCGTGCGTTCGCGAGGATCGCCCCGCACTTCGTCCCCGCGATGGACCGCGCCGTGCACCGCCTCACCCGCGGCCGGGTCATCCTCAGCGCCCGCATGCTGCCCGGGGTGGTGCTCACGGCACGCGGCGCCAAGTCGGGTCTGGCGCGCACCACTCCGCTCGCCTGCATGCCGGAGGCGGGCGGCGACACCTGGGTGCTGATCGGCTCCAACTTCGGGCGGCCCGGACACCCCGCCTGGACCGGGAACCTGCTCGCCCACCCGGATGCGGAGATCAGCTGGCAGGGGCGCGACATCGCGGTACGGGCCCGGCTGCTCGAAGGGGAGGAGCGTGCCGCCGTCTGGCAGGCGGCCCTCAACTTCTGGCCTCCGTACGCCACTTACCAGTCCAGGATCGAGCGCGAGATCCGCCTCTTCCGGCTGGAGCGCAGAGACTGA